The Camelina sativa cultivar DH55 chromosome 14, Cs, whole genome shotgun sequence genome includes a window with the following:
- the LOC104742100 gene encoding nitrate reductase [NADH] 2, whose protein sequence is MAASVDNRQYARLEPGLNGVVRSYKPPVPGRSDSPKANQNQTINQTVFLKPATVHDDDEDVSSEDENETHNSNAVYYKEMIRKSNSELEPSILDLRDEYTADSWIERNPSMVRLTGKHPFNSEAPLNRLMHHGFITPVPLHYVRNHGHVPKAKWAEWTVEVTGFVKRPMKFTMDQLVSEFAYREFAATLVCAGNRRKEQNMVKKSKGFNWGSAGVSTSVWRGVPLCDVLRRCGIFSRKGGALNVCFEGSEDLPGGAGTNGSKYGTSIKKEYAMDPSRDIILAYMQNGEYLTPDHGFPVRIVIPGFIGGRMVKWLKRIIVTTQESDNFYHFKDNRVLPSQVDAELADEEGWWYKPEYIINELNINSVITTPCHEEILPINAFTTQRPYTLKGYAYSGGGKKVTRVEVTVDGGETWNVCELDHQEKPNKYGKFWCWCFWSLEVEVLDLLSAKEIAVRAWDETLNTQPEKMIWNLMGMMNNCWFRVKTNVCKPHKGEIGIVFEHPTLPGNESGGWMAKERHLEKSADAPPTLKKSVSTPFFNTTAKMYSTSEVKKHNSADSCWIIVHGHIYDCTRFLNDHPGGSDSILINAGTDCTEEFDAIHSDKAKKMLEDYRIGELITTGYSSDSSSPNNSVHGSSAVFSLLAPIGEAAPVRNLALVNPRAKVPVQLVEKTSISHDVRKFRFALPVEDMVLGLPVGKHIFLCATINDKLCLRAYTPSSTVDVVGYFELVVKIYFGGVHPRFPNGGLMSQYLDSLPIGSTLEIKGPLGHVEYLGKGNFTVHGKPKFAEKLAMLAGGTGITPIYQIIQAILKDPEDETEMYVIYANRTEEDILLREELDSWAEVYADQLKVWYVVESAKEDWAYSTGFISEAIMREHIPDGLDGSALAMACGPPPMIQFAVQPNLKKMQYNIKEDFLIF, encoded by the exons ATGGCGGCCTCTGTAGATAATCGCCAATACGCTCGGCTCGAGCCAGGTTTAAACGGCGTGGTTCGTTCTTACAAACCTCCTGTTCCGGGCCGGTCCGATTCCCCTAAGGCAAACCAGAACCAAACCATCAACCAAACCGTGTTCTTGAAACCAGCGACGGTTCATGACGATGACGAAGACGTGTCGAGCGAAGACGAGAACGAGACTCACAACAGCAACGCCGTGTACTACAAGGAGATGATACGCAAATCCAACAGCGAGCTTGAGCCGTCGATCTTGGACCTGAGAGACGAATACACGGCTGATAGCTGGATCGAACGTAACCCTTCCATGGTCCGTCTCACAGGGAAACATCCCTTTAACTCCGAGGCGCCTCTTAACCGTTTAATGCATCACGGGTTTATCACCCCTGTCCCCTTGCACTACGTCCGTAACCACGGCCATGTCCCTAAGGCCAAATGGGCCGAATGGACGGTCGAAGTGACCGGATTCGTCAAACGGCCCATGAAATTCACCATGGACCAGCTCGTCTCCGAGTTCGCTTACCGAGAGTTCGCCGCGACGCTGGTTTGCGCGGGGAACCGCCGTAAGGAGCAGAACATGGTGAAGAAGTCAAAGGGATTCAACTGGGGATCCGCCGGGGTTTCCACCTCCGTCTGGCGCGGTGTCCCTCTCTGCGACGTATTGCGTCGCTGTGGGATCTTTAGCCGGAAAGGCGGCGCTCTCAACGTATGCTTTGAAGGGTCGGAGGATCTCCCAGGTGGCGCCGGAACTAACGGTTCGAAATACGGAACGAGCATCAAGAAGGAGTATGCCATGGATCCATCAAGAGATATCATTTTGGCATATATGCAAAACGGAGAGTACCTAACACCAGACCACGGGTTTCCGGTTCGGATCGTAATCCCCGGTTTCATCGGTGGTCGGATGGTTAAATGGTTGAAACGGATTATTGTCACAACTCAAGAATCCGACAATTTCTACCATTTCAAGGACAACAGAGTTCTACCTTCTCAAGTAGATGCCGAACTCGCCGACGAAGAAg GCTGGTGGTATAAGCCGGAGTACATAATCAACGAGCTAAACATAAACTCCGTGATTACGACGCCTTGTCACGAGGAGATTCTTCCCATCAACGCTTTCACCACCCAAAGACCTTACACTTTAAAGGGTTACGCATATTCCg GAGGTGGAAAGAAAGTGACCCGTGTAGAGGTGACAGTGGATGGTGGAGAAACATGGAACGTATGTGAACTTGACCATCAAGAGAAGCCGAACAAGTATGGGAAATTCTGGTGTTGGTGTTTCTGGTCACTTGAGGTTGAGGTTTTGGACCTGCTTAGTGCCAAAGAGATCGCTGTCCGTGCATGGGACGAGACTCTCAACACGCAGCCCGAGAAAATGATATGGAATCTCATGGGGATGATGAATAACTGTTGGTTCAGAGTGAAGACCAACGTTTGCAAGCCTCACAAGGGTGAGATCGGGATCGTGTTCGAGCATCCAACGCTTCCGGGCAATGAATCTGGTGGATGGATGGCCAAGGAACGTCACCTCGAGAAATCCGCGGACGCGCCTCCTACTCTCAAGAAATCCGTTTCGACACCGTTTTTTAACACAACTGCGAAGATGTACTCGACGTCGGAGGTCAAGAAGCATAACTCTGCTGATTCTTGCTGGATCATTGTTCATGGACATATTTATGACTGTACCCGCTTCCTCAATGACCATCCCGGTGGTTCGGATTCGATCTTGATCAATGCTGGTACGGATTGTACAGAGGAGTTTGATGCCATTCACTCTGATAAAGCCAAGAAGATGCTTGAGGATTACCGCATTGGAGAGCTCATTACCACTGGTTATTCCTCTGACTCTTCCTCGCCCAACAACTCTGTTCATGGTTCGTCCGCTGTGTTCTCCTTGCTGGCTCCCATTGGAGAGGCGGCTCCGGTTAGGAACCTTGCTTTGGTTAACCCCCGGGCTAAAGTCCCGGTTCAACTCGTCGAAAAGACTTCCATTTCTCATGATGTTCGTAAATTCCGGTTTGCTTTACCCGTTGAGGACATGGTTCTTGGTTTACCGGTTGGTAAGCACATTTTCCTCTGCGCCACCATTAATGATAAGCTCTGCCTCAGGGCTTACACACCGAGCAGCACCGTTGATGTGGTTGGCTACTTCGAACTTGTGGTCAAGATTTACTTTGGTGGTGTCCACCCAAGATTCCCTAATGGCGGGCTCATGTCGCAGTACTTAGACTCGTTACCTATAGGGTCAACTCTGGAGATCAAAGGACCATTGGGTCATGTTGAGTATCTAGGCAAGGGTAATTTCACGGTTCACGGTAAACCGAAGTTTGCTGAGAAATTGGCAATGTTGGCAGGCGGAACCGGTATAACCCCGATTTACCAAATTATCCAAGCCATTCTGAAAGATCCAGAGGATGAGACTGAGATGTATGTTATTTATGCTAACCGGACTGAGGAAGATATTCTCCTAAGGGAGGAATTGGATAGTTGGGCAGAGGTGTATGCGGACCAGCTAAAGGTTTGGTACGTAGTGGAATCAGCAAAGGAAGATTGGGCTTACAGTACCGGTTTTATCTCCGAGGCGATTATGCGAGAGCATATCCCTGATGGATTAGATGGCTCAGCCCTTGCCATGGCTTGTGGACCACCACCGATGATTCAGTTTGCGGTTCAGCCGAATTTGAAGAAGATGCAATATAACATCAAGGAAGATTTCTTGATATTCTAA